From a region of the Castanea sativa cultivar Marrone di Chiusa Pesio chromosome 10, ASM4071231v1 genome:
- the LOC142613239 gene encoding uncharacterized protein LOC142613239: MSKCFSFTESKNWCYRSSFTKSGLRSTITDLKDGTVMHCWVPKTHKESEPEPEPKPNLLLIHGLGANALWQWADVIRHVTPYFNVYVPDLVFFGDSFTTRPERSESFQAQCVMRVMEANSVRKLSLVGLSYGGFVGYSMAAQFKEAVERVVLCCAGVCMEEKDLRNGVFRVSDLEEAVRILVPQTPEKLKELMGYTLFRPHPFGFMPSCLLTDFIDAMCAEYVEEKRDLIRAIPKDRKLENLPKISQPTLIIWGDHDQIFPLELGHRLKTHLGDNAQLVVIKDVGHAFSVEKPKEFYKHLKSFLVDLQFPPSPTSPPPKDQNKKTTSVEEVPRRNN, from the exons ATGTCTAAGTGCTTCAGCTTCACCGAATCAAAGAACTGGTGCTATCGATCCTCTTTCACCAAATCGGGGCTCCGATCCACCATCACCGACCTCAAAGACGGCACCGTAATGCACTGCTGGGTCCCAAAGACCCACAAAGAGTCCGAGCCCGAGCCCGAGCCCAAGCCCAACCTGCTGCTCATCCACGGCCTAGGAGCCAACGCACTGTGGCAATGGGCTGACGTCATCCGGCACGTCACCCCTTACTTCAACGTGTACGTCCCTGACCTCGTGTTCTTCGGCGACTCGTTCACGACACGGCCTGAGCGGAGCGAGTCGTTCCAGGCCCAGTGCGTGATGCGAGTCATGGAGGCCAACTCGGTGAGGAAGCTGAGCCTGGTGGGCCTCAGTTACGGCGGGTTTGTCGGGTACAGCATGGCGGCGCAGTTTAAGGAGGCGGTGGAGAGGGTGGTGCTATGCTGCGCCGGGGTGTGCATGGAAGAGAAGGACCTGAGGAATGGTGTTTTCAGGGTCTCGGATTTGGAGGAGGCGGTTAGGATATTGGTGCCTCAGACGCCTGAGAAGCTCAAGGAGTTGATGGGCTACACTCTGTTCAGGCCTCATCCTTTTGGATTCATGCCCTCTTGCTTGCTCACTGATTTCATTGAT GCAATGTGCGCCGAATATGTAGAGGAGAAGAGGGACTTGATCCGAGCTATACCCAAAGACCGGAAACTTGAAAACCTTCCTAAAATATCTCAG CCTACGTTGATAATATGGGGAGATCATGATCAAATATTCCCATTGGAACTGGGTCACAGATTAAAAAC GCATTTGGGGGATAATGCTCAACTAGTAGTCATCAAGGATGTAGGGCACGCCTTCAGTGTAGAGAAGCCCAAAGAGTTCTACAAGCACTTGAAATCCTTTCTTGTTGATTTGCAATTCCCACCAAGTCCAACGAGTCCACCTCCCaaggatcaaaataaaaaaacga